In Chloroflexota bacterium, the DNA window AGATCGACGCGTCACGCGTCGCCCGAACCGTGATCGTCCTCGGATACCGGCCGGAGGTGGTGCTCGATGCGCTCCCGCAGATCGCCCCGCGATCCGTCGTGAACGCGAACTACTCCCTGGGCCAGCTCTCGTCGCTCCACGTGGGCCTCGACGCCATCGGTGACGTCGATGCGGTCCTCATGTGCCTGGCGGATCACCCCTTCGTGACAGCCGCGGTCATCGACGCCCTCATCGCCGAGCAGGAGCGGACCGGTTGCCCGATCGTCGTGCCCACGTATTGCAACCTTCGCGGCCACCCCACACTGTTCGCCCGCTCGGTCCTGGCGGAGCTGCGTGCCGCCCCCCTCGACCAGGGCGCGCGCGTCGTGGTTCGTGCGCACGCGGCCGAGCTGGTGGAGCTGCCCGTCGAGGACCCGGGCGTGATCGCCGACGTGGACACGCCGGAGGAGTACGCCGAATGGCTCGCCCGCTGGACCGCCCGCCGCGCGCATATGCCATAATCTTCGACCCGCCTCGAATCCTTAGGCGATCCGGAGTAGACCGCTGGCACAGTCATCCACGGCGATCGCGCCGGCCCGCCCGCTCCCCCGGACCGCCGTCGATTGGCTCACTCCCACCCTCGCCGCCATCTTCGTGCTCTCCGGGGCGAGCGGGCTGGTCTATCAGATCGCCTGGGTCCGGCTTCTCGCCCTGA includes these proteins:
- a CDS encoding nucleotidyltransferase family protein, with protein sequence MSSTVGAVVLAAGESSRMGRPKPLLPLDGETFLTHLLAQIDASRVARTVIVLGYRPEVVLDALPQIAPRSVVNANYSLGQLSSLHVGLDAIGDVDAVLMCLADHPFVTAAVIDALIAEQERTGCPIVVPTYCNLRGHPTLFARSVLAELRAAPLDQGARVVVRAHAAELVELPVEDPGVIADVDTPEEYAEWLARWTARRAHMP